From a region of the Kaistia sp. 32K genome:
- a CDS encoding sugar ABC transporter substrate-binding protein — MFRKIAAAAVMTALLAGSALADTKLKLVEVITSPERTETLKGIVKTFEEANPGTTVEIISLPWGQAFEKFATMVAAGETPDVMEMPDTWLSLYANRGMLEDLEPYIAKWDEASDLNDRALELGRSVKNTAYMLPYGFYLRAMFYNKNLFKEAGVTEVPKTLAEFEEAAKKVSALPGKSGYCMRGGPGGLNGWVMFGATANGDNAFFKEDGTSTFADPGWVKGLTYFTDLYKKGYAPKDSVNWGFNEIVAGFYSGTCAMLDQDPDALIAIAERMKPEDYGIMTMPKGENGKTFPTIGFAGWSMFSTASDKEAAWKLLAALEGKEGNIAWNKKTGALPARKSAETDPFYSSEQFKGWFEELSDKDVVPTVMPSYLPEFAFFKDSVVIKTSQQALLGEITPEELGQQWADYLTKSQQKFLANK; from the coding sequence ATGTTCAGGAAGATCGCCGCAGCGGCCGTGATGACGGCGCTGCTCGCCGGATCGGCGCTCGCCGACACCAAGCTGAAGCTCGTCGAAGTGATCACCAGCCCGGAGCGCACCGAGACGCTGAAGGGCATCGTCAAGACGTTCGAGGAAGCCAATCCCGGCACCACCGTCGAGATCATCTCGCTGCCCTGGGGCCAGGCCTTCGAGAAGTTCGCGACCATGGTCGCCGCCGGCGAGACGCCCGACGTCATGGAGATGCCGGACACCTGGCTGTCGCTCTATGCCAATCGCGGCATGCTCGAGGACCTCGAGCCCTACATCGCCAAGTGGGATGAAGCCTCCGACCTGAACGACCGCGCCCTCGAGCTCGGCCGCTCGGTCAAGAACACCGCCTACATGCTGCCCTACGGCTTCTATCTGCGCGCGATGTTCTACAACAAGAACCTGTTCAAGGAAGCCGGCGTCACCGAAGTCCCGAAGACGCTGGCCGAGTTCGAAGAGGCAGCCAAGAAGGTCTCGGCGCTGCCGGGCAAGTCGGGCTACTGCATGCGCGGCGGCCCCGGCGGCCTGAACGGCTGGGTGATGTTCGGCGCGACCGCCAATGGCGACAACGCCTTCTTCAAGGAAGACGGCACCTCGACCTTCGCCGATCCGGGTTGGGTCAAGGGCCTCACCTACTTCACCGATCTGTACAAGAAGGGCTATGCCCCGAAGGACAGCGTCAACTGGGGCTTCAACGAGATCGTCGCCGGCTTCTATTCCGGCACCTGCGCGATGCTCGACCAGGATCCGGACGCGCTGATCGCCATCGCAGAGCGGATGAAGCCGGAAGACTACGGCATCATGACCATGCCGAAGGGCGAGAACGGCAAGACCTTCCCGACGATCGGCTTCGCCGGCTGGTCGATGTTCTCGACCGCTTCCGACAAGGAAGCCGCCTGGAAGCTGCTCGCGGCGCTTGAGGGCAAGGAAGGCAACATCGCCTGGAACAAGAAGACGGGCGCGCTGCCGGCCCGCAAGTCGGCCGAGACCGATCCGTTCTATTCGAGCGAGCAGTTCAAGGGCTGGTTCGAGGAGCTTTCCGACAAGGACGTCGTCCCGACCGTGATGCCGAGCTACCTGCCCGAGTTCGCCTTCTTCAAGGACTCGGTGGTGATCAAGACCAGCCAGCAGGCGCTGCTCGGCGAGATCACGCCGGAAGAGCTCGGCCAGCAGTGGGCCGACTACCTGACCAAGAGCCAGCAGAAGTTCCTGGCCAACAAGTAA
- a CDS encoding PLP-dependent transferase translates to MNDSVAAFDHASFIAAHDDANAYEAVVPPIVQTSLFTFSSYAEMEETYKGNKVRPVYSRGLNPTVRIFEEKVAGMEGAEDGLAFGSGMAAISSTVITFVKPGDRIVCVRHVYPDAYRLFETLLSRYGVSVTYVDGRDEAAVAAALPGAALFYMESPTSWTMETHDVKALAALARSHGVITAIDNSWASPVFQQPIKLGVDLVLHSASKYLGGHSDVVAGVVVGSKALVGKIRSGTLPYLGGKLSPFDAWLLVRGLRTLPIRMKAHEAAALHVARRLADHDAVASVSHPGLANALPPGLSGTSGLFSFTFRDGVVDIPAFADKLRLFKLGVSWGGHESLVVPAQVVRVQAAGPNSAIDFGVEANMVRLHVGLEGADALWDDLAAAIESARRP, encoded by the coding sequence ATGAACGATAGCGTAGCGGCCTTCGACCACGCCTCCTTCATCGCCGCCCATGACGACGCCAACGCCTATGAGGCGGTGGTGCCGCCGATCGTGCAGACCTCGCTCTTCACCTTCTCGTCCTATGCCGAGATGGAAGAGACCTACAAGGGCAACAAGGTGCGGCCGGTCTACAGCCGCGGCCTGAACCCGACCGTCCGCATCTTCGAGGAGAAGGTGGCGGGCATGGAAGGCGCCGAGGACGGCCTCGCCTTCGGCAGCGGCATGGCGGCGATCTCCTCGACGGTGATCACCTTCGTCAAGCCGGGCGACCGCATCGTCTGCGTGCGCCACGTCTATCCCGACGCCTACCGCCTGTTCGAGACGCTGCTCTCGCGCTACGGCGTCAGCGTCACCTATGTCGACGGCCGCGACGAGGCGGCCGTGGCGGCGGCGCTGCCGGGCGCGGCGCTCTTCTACATGGAGAGCCCGACCAGCTGGACGATGGAGACGCATGACGTCAAGGCGCTGGCGGCTCTCGCCAGGAGCCATGGCGTCATCACCGCGATCGACAACAGCTGGGCCTCGCCGGTGTTCCAGCAGCCGATCAAGCTCGGCGTCGATCTCGTGCTGCATTCGGCGTCGAAATATCTCGGCGGCCACAGCGACGTCGTCGCCGGAGTCGTCGTCGGCTCGAAGGCGCTGGTCGGCAAGATCCGCTCCGGCACCCTGCCCTATCTCGGCGGCAAGCTGTCGCCCTTCGACGCCTGGCTGCTGGTGCGCGGCCTGCGCACGCTGCCGATCCGCATGAAGGCGCATGAAGCCGCCGCTCTGCATGTGGCGCGCCGCCTCGCCGATCACGACGCCGTCGCCTCCGTGTCGCATCCCGGCCTCGCCAACGCGCTGCCGCCCGGGCTTTCCGGCACGTCGGGCCTGTTCTCGTTCACCTTCCGCGACGGCGTGGTCGATATCCCCGCCTTCGCCGACAAGCTTCGGCTGTTCAAGCTCGGCGTCAGCTGGGGCGGCCATGAAAGCCTCGTCGTGCCCGCCCAGGTCGTGCGGGTACAGGCGGCAGGACCCAATTCGGCGATCGACTTCGGCGTCGAGGCCAACATGGTCCGCCTGCATGTCGGCCTCGAGGGGGCCGACGCACTTTGGGACGATCTCGCCGCGGCGATCGAATCCGCCCGGCGTCCGTAA
- a CDS encoding FadR/GntR family transcriptional regulator, with the protein MKALADFIALSGLKPGERLPTERELMQALAVGRSTVREVIRQFQALGVMESRKGSGTYLLRGISPDTIHMPLQIDASDMREGLLATLDIRRGLEAEAGALAAVRRTEADLATIEERLIELERVHRAEGTSGEADLAFHLAVYDASHNPMFGQLLEQMRGTFQNFWTKPFNRPDFANRSHPLHRKLFEAIAAQDADRARRETLAILEIVEEDIREMSQDTAPHPDKVMK; encoded by the coding sequence ATGAAGGCGCTGGCCGATTTCATCGCCCTCTCCGGCCTGAAGCCCGGCGAGCGGCTGCCGACGGAACGCGAGCTGATGCAGGCGCTGGCCGTCGGCCGGTCGACCGTGCGCGAGGTGATCCGCCAGTTCCAGGCGCTCGGCGTGATGGAATCGCGCAAGGGCAGCGGCACCTATCTGCTGCGCGGCATCTCGCCCGACACCATCCACATGCCGCTGCAGATCGATGCGAGCGACATGCGCGAGGGCCTCCTGGCGACGCTCGACATCCGGCGCGGGCTCGAGGCCGAGGCGGGGGCGCTGGCGGCGGTGCGGCGGACCGAGGCCGACCTCGCCACCATCGAGGAACGGTTGATCGAGCTGGAGCGCGTCCATCGCGCCGAGGGAACCTCGGGCGAGGCCGATCTCGCCTTCCACCTCGCCGTCTACGACGCCTCGCACAACCCGATGTTCGGGCAGTTGCTGGAGCAGATGCGCGGAACCTTCCAGAACTTCTGGACGAAGCCGTTCAACCGCCCCGATTTCGCCAATCGCTCGCATCCGCTGCATCGCAAGCTCTTCGAGGCGATCGCGGCGCAGGACGCCGACCGCGCCCGCCGAGAGACCCTCGCGATCCTCGAGATCGTCGAGGAAGACATCCGGGAGATGTCGCAGGACACCGCCCCCCATCCCGACAAGGTAATGAAATGA
- a CDS encoding GNAT family N-acetyltransferase — protein MSDQPELQITPTRFEMELDGHVAFILYRLQGDVVELVHTEVPPELSGRGIGTKLVRAVLDRLRDQGARIHPLCPFVDAYIGHHPEYADLVTD, from the coding sequence ATGAGCGACCAGCCGGAACTTCAGATCACGCCGACGCGGTTCGAGATGGAGCTCGACGGTCATGTCGCCTTCATCCTCTATCGGCTGCAGGGCGATGTCGTGGAACTCGTCCATACCGAAGTGCCGCCGGAACTCAGCGGTCGCGGCATCGGCACCAAGCTGGTCCGCGCCGTGCTCGACAGGCTGCGCGACCAGGGCGCGCGGATCCATCCGCTCTGCCCCTTCGTCGACGCCTATATCGGCCACCATCCGGAATATGCGGATCTCGTCACCGACTGA
- a CDS encoding FAD-containing oxidoreductase has translation MPAYDAIIIGTGQAGPPLAGRLSAAGQKVAIIERNLVGGTCVNTGCTPTKTLVASAKAAQMARRAAEYGVVIEGAVGIDMRKVKARADAVSGASRDGVTAWIDGMENCTLYRGHARFLDARRVQVGDDELTADRIFINVGGRAAIPDIPGIADVPHLTNSTMMDIDAVPEHLLVIGGSYVGLEFAQAYRRFGARVTVFETGPRLVRREDEDISRAIAEILSAEGIDIVVGATNLSVHRAADGTIVLSHDGPNGLRTVSGSHLLVATGRRPNTDDLDVAKAGIALDAHGYVMVDDALKTNVDGIWALGDCNGRGAFTHTSYNDFEIVAANLLDDDPRRVTDRIPVYALYTDPPLGRVGFTEAEAIRTGKRVLVSKRPMTRVSRAIEKGETQGFMKIVADADSGEILGAALLGTGCDEAVHSLIDVMYARRPFEQVRRGVHIHPTVSELLPTMLAEFKPALLS, from the coding sequence ATGCCTGCCTATGACGCCATCATCATCGGCACCGGACAGGCCGGTCCGCCGCTCGCGGGCCGGTTGAGCGCCGCAGGCCAGAAGGTCGCCATCATCGAACGCAACCTCGTCGGCGGCACCTGCGTCAATACCGGCTGCACGCCGACCAAGACCCTGGTCGCCAGCGCCAAGGCGGCGCAGATGGCGCGCCGCGCCGCCGAGTATGGCGTCGTGATCGAGGGCGCGGTCGGCATCGACATGCGCAAGGTGAAGGCGCGGGCCGACGCCGTCTCGGGCGCCTCGCGCGATGGCGTCACGGCCTGGATCGACGGCATGGAGAACTGCACGCTCTATCGCGGCCATGCCCGCTTTCTCGACGCCAGGCGCGTGCAGGTCGGCGACGACGAACTCACCGCGGACCGGATCTTCATCAATGTCGGCGGCCGCGCCGCGATCCCCGACATTCCCGGCATCGCCGACGTGCCGCATCTCACCAACAGCACGATGATGGACATCGACGCCGTGCCGGAGCACCTGCTGGTCATCGGCGGCAGCTATGTCGGGCTGGAATTCGCGCAGGCCTACCGCCGCTTTGGCGCGCGGGTGACGGTGTTCGAGACGGGGCCGCGACTGGTCCGCCGCGAGGACGAGGATATCTCGCGGGCGATCGCCGAGATCCTTTCGGCGGAGGGCATCGACATCGTCGTCGGCGCCACCAACCTCAGCGTCCATCGCGCGGCGGACGGTACGATCGTGCTCAGCCATGACGGGCCGAACGGGCTGCGCACCGTCTCCGGCTCGCATCTTCTGGTCGCGACCGGCCGGCGGCCGAACACCGACGATCTCGATGTCGCGAAGGCGGGCATCGCCCTCGACGCGCATGGCTACGTCATGGTCGACGACGCGCTCAAAACCAATGTCGACGGCATCTGGGCGCTGGGCGACTGCAATGGCCGCGGCGCCTTCACCCACACCTCCTACAATGACTTCGAGATCGTCGCCGCCAACCTGCTCGACGACGATCCGCGCCGCGTCACCGACCGCATTCCCGTCTATGCGCTCTATACCGATCCGCCGCTCGGCCGCGTCGGTTTCACCGAGGCGGAGGCGATCCGCACCGGCAAGCGCGTCCTGGTCTCGAAGCGGCCGATGACGCGGGTGAGCCGGGCGATCGAAAAGGGCGAGACGCAGGGCTTCATGAAGATCGTTGCCGACGCCGACAGCGGCGAGATCCTTGGCGCCGCCCTGCTCGGCACCGGCTGCGACGAGGCGGTGCACTCGCTGATCGACGTCATGTATGCCCGCCGCCCGTTCGAGCAGGTCCGGCGCGGCGTCCACATCCACCCGACCGTGTCCGAACTGCTCCCGACCATGCTCGCCGAATTCAAGCCCGCCTTATTATCGTAG
- a CDS encoding autotransporter assembly complex family protein — MAGSTVTYAQDGGFLNGIRSLFGKEKVEPVADAVPYKPTVNVPDAARSLRKAITAASNLYSMRKSPPSGAAGLLRRARADIDQITGALYSNGYYAGSIRITIAGRALDAPDILQAIEAARPAGPVPVEIDVTTGPLFHFGSITLVDERNRPLPMAPTLRQLGIEPGGEAKSSAILDAESHITDFYRDKGHAFAKVVDKDVVADHATNLVNVTYVVNAGPAVAFGPVTVSGAEKVRPSFVQERVRIIPGEMFSPQRLADTRKSLLRYEAFSGVRIREGDKLDADGRLPVDVEVTERKPRYVGFGAKYSSTDGSSINAFWGHRNLFGGAETLRLDGQVSWFGGSSSAVPDSNPLGYRFAATFGKPGILTPIDDLVAQAAVLREVTDAYVREAVTFTGGVRRNYSDQFSVQIGLDLEQSHVQDSSGSRDDTIVGVPIDIAYDTTDNPLDPSKGIRAAGTFEPFAYLGQASAGPMMFKGSLSSYKALDEDKRYILAGRISAGTIFGADLLDVPPQRRFYVGGGGSLRGYDYQSASPRNAQGDIIGGLSYLTASAEARIKVTDTIGIVPFFDMGAASEGSVPDLGDLKYSAGLGLRYYTGIGPVRLDVAIPLNPEPDDKGYGIYISLGQSF; from the coding sequence GTGGCGGGGTCGACAGTTACCTACGCGCAGGACGGTGGATTCCTCAACGGCATCCGGTCGCTTTTCGGCAAGGAGAAAGTCGAGCCGGTCGCCGACGCCGTCCCCTACAAGCCGACCGTCAACGTCCCCGACGCGGCGCGTTCGCTGCGCAAGGCGATCACCGCCGCCTCCAATCTCTATTCGATGCGGAAGTCTCCGCCCTCCGGAGCGGCCGGCCTGCTCCGGCGCGCCCGCGCCGACATCGACCAGATCACCGGGGCGCTCTATTCGAACGGGTACTACGCCGGCTCCATCCGCATCACCATCGCCGGCCGCGCGCTCGACGCGCCCGATATCCTGCAGGCGATCGAGGCTGCCCGTCCGGCGGGCCCGGTCCCGGTCGAGATCGACGTGACGACCGGGCCGCTGTTCCATTTCGGCAGCATTACGCTCGTCGACGAGCGGAACCGTCCGCTGCCGATGGCGCCGACCTTGCGCCAGCTCGGCATCGAGCCCGGCGGCGAGGCGAAATCCTCCGCCATTCTCGACGCCGAGAGCCACATCACCGACTTCTACCGCGACAAGGGCCACGCCTTCGCCAAGGTGGTCGACAAGGACGTCGTCGCCGACCACGCGACGAACCTCGTCAACGTCACCTATGTCGTCAACGCCGGCCCGGCGGTCGCCTTCGGCCCCGTCACGGTCTCCGGCGCGGAAAAGGTCCGCCCCTCCTTCGTGCAGGAGCGGGTGCGCATCATTCCGGGCGAGATGTTCTCGCCGCAGCGCCTCGCCGATACGCGAAAATCGCTGCTGCGCTACGAGGCTTTCTCCGGCGTCCGTATCCGCGAGGGCGACAAGCTCGACGCGGACGGCCGCCTGCCGGTCGATGTCGAGGTGACCGAGCGCAAGCCCCGCTATGTCGGCTTCGGCGCCAAATACTCCTCGACCGACGGCTCGTCGATCAACGCCTTCTGGGGCCATCGCAATCTGTTCGGCGGCGCCGAGACGCTGCGCCTCGACGGCCAGGTGTCGTGGTTCGGCGGCTCGTCCAGCGCCGTGCCGGATTCCAATCCGCTCGGCTACCGCTTCGCCGCGACCTTCGGCAAGCCGGGCATCCTGACGCCGATCGACGACCTCGTCGCCCAGGCGGCGGTGCTGCGCGAAGTCACCGACGCCTATGTCCGCGAGGCGGTGACCTTTACCGGCGGTGTCCGGCGCAACTATTCCGACCAGTTCTCCGTGCAGATCGGCCTCGATCTCGAACAGTCGCATGTCCAGGATTCCAGCGGCTCGCGCGACGACACCATCGTCGGCGTGCCGATCGACATTGCCTACGACACCACCGACAATCCGCTCGATCCCTCCAAGGGCATCCGCGCCGCGGGCACCTTCGAGCCCTTCGCCTATCTCGGCCAGGCCAGCGCCGGCCCGATGATGTTCAAGGGATCGCTGTCGTCCTACAAGGCCCTCGACGAGGACAAGCGCTACATCCTCGCCGGCCGGATCTCCGCCGGCACGATCTTCGGCGCCGACCTGCTCGACGTGCCGCCGCAGCGGCGCTTCTATGTCGGCGGCGGCGGATCGCTGCGCGGCTACGACTACCAGTCGGCCAGCCCGCGCAACGCCCAGGGCGACATCATCGGCGGTCTCAGCTACCTGACGGCCTCGGCCGAGGCGCGCATCAAGGTCACCGACACGATCGGCATCGTGCCCTTCTTCGACATGGGCGCGGCTTCCGAGGGCTCGGTCCCCGATCTCGGCGATCTAAAATATTCCGCCGGCCTCGGTCTGCGCTATTATACCGGCATCGGCCCCGTCCGGCTCGATGTCGCCATACCGCTCAATCCGGAGCCCGACGACAAGGGCTACGGCATCTATATCAGCCTTGGACAGTCGTTCTGA
- a CDS encoding translocation/assembly module TamB domain-containing protein: MTRALKILRWLGVGLIVLLIALVGAFGFLQTGPGLRMLANVGSRLASSEGLTVRIYGISGFVPSNLTIARIEVADATGPFASVDNLHLAWHPLSLLSGKVSIADLSAAEVAVSRQPVLPPAPADKSSGGGIPFIRVALDRLDIAKIDIGEPVLGMAAVLNLQASARLVDPAEGLALDFALLREDALGEIKGSVRYAPGNGTDSLYLDVTASEPAGGLVARLAEIEGLPALSLSVKGNAPLDNWDGRIALDAGSAGNLGGTAAVKQVENGRRVMLDLAGEIAGLVPASIRPLFADRTTLLGSAILEPEGRVAIEGLNATAAGFGLALVGSLDTKAKTADVTLDLVGGDPSHFAAFAPGVTWSGWRLNAAVNGPFATPTVDATLSAQSLAGSGYGVADLKITAKTTPASAGGLDFTVDGTATGLSAEDPKVVAALGKSARLQAAGSVGDAGPVLTSATVALEPLDLAFAGTAAANDVKGALRLERLNLAAFSGLAGRPLTGSAVLDAKIDADPSKRRVAVDLDGSSKDITTGITQVDDFFAGESRVKGSVSLAEDGRIAVNGLTLAARGLDVAVDGGIEKSAADLTARVKLADLKQLDPRVSGAANADLRFTGGLDALGLTGKVAIPAGVAMDQKIENLALTVDLTDLTGLPGGTVALDGKLAGKTAKGGARLTSLADGGRRVDDLDLAIGAVRAKGAAALAPSGLVDGKITIAASNLADLSALVLTELAGRLDATIVLDAANGAQRVAVDGSAAGIRVAGNRVDKADINARLVDLSGTPVIDGKVVLSGVVAGGQTIEKATVTAKSAGTATDVTLDTALLGASIDAKARISPAGEATNVRLDALKIARPGTNVTLAQPANIAIAKGGVSIDRLVLATGDGRTTISGKAGETLDLNVDLRNLPLALASLAAPTLDMKGTLSGTARITGKAAAPAGNYDLRIAKLTNADIARAGLGPFDITAKGNLGGGRVGVEATINAPSVSGLTINGSVPIAAGDMDLKIKGAIDLAIANTALATSGGTVRGKAVIDAALAGPTSAPRASGTVRVSGGSYNDSLNGIALSNIEAVLTGTDRAVQVTSFSAQTVQGGRIVGKGNIGLDPAQGFPAAIEVTLQKATLVSSDLMRLVADGSINIQGPVATRPKIVGQIKVRNLDINIADIPSGGLDPLSVRHVNTGKQPAAKTGIRAQAKARAAATAKKKTQPASPFVADLDLRVSAPNGVFVRGMGMDAEFGGDLTLRGTTADMVTLGGFELKRGRFNVVGRQLDFTQGKITFNGSLDPELDFKADTTGGDVVASIIITGNASAPEVSFASTPTLPQDEVIARLLFGRAISTLTPGQALQVAQTVAQFSGRGPGVLDSVRKSLGVDSLSIGTDASGKGGQVGIGKRLNDKVYIGVQQGTSPDSSKVTVDVDLTRNIRIQGAAGADGSNELGIGAQWDY, translated from the coding sequence ATGACCCGCGCCCTCAAGATCCTGCGCTGGCTCGGCGTTGGCCTCATCGTCCTCCTGATCGCGCTCGTCGGCGCGTTCGGCTTCCTGCAGACAGGTCCGGGCCTGCGCATGCTTGCGAATGTCGGCAGCCGGCTCGCCAGCAGCGAGGGGCTGACGGTCCGCATCTACGGCATTTCCGGCTTCGTGCCGTCCAACCTGACGATCGCCCGGATCGAGGTCGCCGACGCCACCGGCCCGTTCGCCTCGGTCGACAATCTGCACCTCGCCTGGCATCCGCTGTCGCTCCTCTCCGGCAAGGTCTCGATCGCGGATCTCTCGGCGGCCGAAGTCGCCGTGTCGCGCCAGCCGGTCCTGCCGCCCGCGCCCGCTGACAAGAGCTCTGGCGGCGGCATTCCCTTCATCCGCGTCGCGCTCGATCGGCTCGACATCGCGAAGATCGATATCGGCGAGCCGGTGCTCGGCATGGCCGCGGTCCTCAACCTGCAGGCCTCCGCCCGCCTGGTCGATCCGGCCGAGGGGCTGGCGCTCGATTTCGCGCTGCTGCGCGAGGATGCGCTGGGCGAGATCAAGGGCAGCGTCCGCTACGCTCCCGGCAATGGCACGGATTCGCTCTATCTCGACGTCACCGCGTCCGAGCCCGCCGGCGGCCTCGTCGCGCGCCTCGCCGAGATCGAAGGCCTTCCGGCGCTGTCGCTCTCGGTCAAGGGCAACGCGCCGCTCGACAATTGGGACGGCCGCATCGCGCTCGACGCGGGCAGCGCCGGCAATCTCGGCGGCACCGCCGCCGTCAAGCAGGTCGAGAACGGCCGCCGCGTCATGCTCGATCTCGCCGGCGAGATCGCCGGACTGGTTCCGGCCTCGATCCGTCCGCTCTTCGCCGACCGCACGACCCTGCTCGGCTCGGCGATCCTCGAGCCGGAAGGCCGCGTCGCCATCGAAGGGCTGAACGCCACCGCCGCCGGCTTCGGCCTGGCGCTGGTCGGCAGCCTCGATACCAAGGCGAAGACGGCGGATGTCACGCTCGATCTCGTCGGCGGCGACCCCTCGCATTTCGCCGCCTTCGCCCCCGGCGTGACCTGGTCCGGCTGGCGCCTCAACGCCGCCGTCAACGGCCCGTTCGCCACGCCGACCGTCGACGCGACGCTCTCCGCGCAGTCGCTCGCCGGCTCCGGCTATGGCGTCGCCGACCTGAAGATCACCGCCAAGACGACGCCTGCCAGCGCCGGCGGCCTCGATTTCACCGTCGACGGCACCGCGACCGGCCTTTCCGCCGAGGATCCGAAGGTCGTCGCCGCGCTCGGCAAGTCGGCCCGGCTGCAGGCGGCGGGCTCCGTCGGCGACGCCGGCCCGGTCCTGACCTCGGCCACGGTGGCGCTGGAGCCGCTCGATCTCGCCTTCGCCGGCACGGCGGCGGCGAACGACGTCAAGGGCGCGCTCCGGCTCGAGCGCTTGAACCTCGCCGCCTTCTCCGGCCTCGCCGGACGCCCCCTCACCGGCAGCGCCGTGCTCGACGCGAAGATCGACGCCGATCCGTCGAAGCGGCGCGTCGCCGTCGATCTCGACGGGTCGTCGAAGGACATCACCACCGGCATCACCCAGGTCGACGATTTCTTCGCCGGCGAAAGTCGGGTCAAGGGTTCGGTGTCGCTCGCCGAGGATGGCCGCATCGCCGTCAACGGGCTGACGCTCGCCGCGCGCGGCCTCGACGTCGCCGTCGATGGCGGCATCGAAAAATCAGCCGCCGACCTGACCGCGCGGGTGAAGCTCGCCGATCTGAAGCAGCTCGATCCGCGCGTCTCCGGCGCCGCCAATGCCGATCTCCGCTTTACCGGCGGCCTCGACGCGCTCGGGCTTACCGGCAAGGTCGCGATCCCCGCCGGCGTCGCCATGGACCAGAAGATCGAGAATTTGGCGCTCACCGTCGACCTCACCGATCTGACCGGCCTGCCCGGTGGCACGGTCGCGCTCGACGGCAAGCTCGCCGGCAAGACCGCCAAGGGCGGCGCGAGGCTGACCTCGCTCGCCGATGGCGGCCGCCGCGTCGACGACCTCGACCTCGCCATCGGCGCCGTGCGCGCCAAGGGCGCGGCGGCGCTCGCGCCCTCCGGCCTCGTCGACGGCAAGATCACCATCGCCGCCTCCAACCTCGCCGATCTCTCGGCGCTGGTGCTGACGGAGCTCGCCGGCCGCCTCGACGCAACCATCGTGCTCGACGCCGCGAACGGCGCGCAGCGCGTCGCCGTCGACGGCTCGGCGGCCGGAATCCGCGTCGCCGGCAACCGCGTCGACAAGGCTGACATCAACGCCCGCCTCGTCGATCTCTCCGGCACGCCGGTGATCGACGGCAAGGTCGTGCTTTCCGGCGTCGTCGCCGGCGGCCAGACGATCGAGAAGGCGACGGTCACGGCGAAGAGCGCCGGCACCGCCACCGACGTGACGCTCGACACGGCCCTGCTCGGCGCCAGCATCGACGCCAAGGCGCGGATCTCGCCGGCGGGCGAGGCGACCAATGTCCGCCTCGACGCGCTGAAGATCGCCCGTCCCGGCACCAATGTGACGTTGGCGCAGCCTGCCAACATCGCGATCGCCAAGGGCGGCGTTTCCATCGACAGGCTGGTGCTCGCGACCGGCGACGGCCGCACGACGATCAGCGGCAAGGCCGGCGAGACGCTCGACCTCAATGTCGACCTGCGCAACCTGCCGCTCGCTCTCGCCTCGCTCGCGGCGCCGACGCTCGACATGAAGGGCACGCTGAGCGGCACGGCGCGGATTACCGGCAAGGCCGCGGCGCCGGCCGGCAATTACGATTTGAGGATCGCCAAGCTCACCAATGCCGATATCGCGCGGGCCGGCCTCGGTCCGTTCGACATCACGGCGAAGGGCAATCTCGGCGGCGGCCGGGTCGGCGTCGAGGCGACCATCAACGCACCCTCCGTCTCCGGCCTGACGATCAACGGCTCCGTGCCGATCGCTGCCGGCGACATGGATCTGAAGATCAAGGGCGCCATCGATCTCGCCATCGCCAACACGGCGCTCGCCACCTCCGGCGGCACCGTGCGCGGCAAGGCCGTCATCGACGCCGCGCTCGCCGGGCCGACCTCGGCGCCGCGCGCTTCCGGCACGGTGCGCGTCTCGGGCGGCAGCTACAATGATTCGCTGAACGGCATCGCGCTCTCCAACATCGAGGCGGTGCTGACCGGCACGGACCGCGCCGTCCAGGTCACCTCCTTCTCGGCCCAGACCGTCCAGGGCGGGCGGATCGTCGGCAAGGGCAATATCGGCCTCGATCCGGCGCAGGGCTTCCCGGCCGCCATCGAAGTCACGCTGCAGAAGGCGACGCTGGTTTCCAGCGACCTGATGCGGCTCGTCGCCGACGGCAGCATCAACATCCAGGGTCCCGTCGCGACCCGGCCGAAGATCGTCGGCCAGATCAAGGTCCGCAACCTCGACATCAACATCGCCGACATCCCCTCGGGCGGTCTCGACCCGCTCTCCGTCCGCCACGTCAATACCGGCAAGCAGCCGGCGGCCAAGACCGGCATCCGCGCGCAGGCGAAGGCCCGCGCCGCTGCCACGGCGAAGAAGAAGACCCAGCCGGCGAGCCCCTTCGTCGCCGATCTCGACCTTCGCGTCTCGGCGCCGAACGGCGTGTTCGTGCGCGGCATGGGCATGGACGCGGAATTCGGCGGCGACCTGACGCTTCGCGGCACGACGGCCGACATGGTGACGCTGGGCGGCTTCGAGCTGAAGCGCGGCCGCTTCAACGTCGTCGGCCGCCAGCTCGACTTCACCCAGGGCAAGATCACCTTCAACGGCAGCCTCGATCCGGAGCTCGACTTCAAGGCCGACACCACCGGCGGCGATGTCGTTGCCAGTATCATCATCACCGGTAACGCCTCGGCGCCGGAAGTGAGCTTCGCCTCGACGCCGACCCTGCCGCAGGACGAGGTGATCGCGCGGCTGCTGTTCGGCCGGGCGATCAGCACGCTGACGCCGGGACAGGCGCTGCAGGTGGCGCAGACCGTGGCGCAGTTCTCGGGCCGGGGACCGGGCGTGCTCGATTCCGTGCGCAAGTCGCTCGGCGTCGACTCGCTCTCGATCGGCACCGACGCGTCCGGCAAGGGCGGCCAGGTCGGCATCGGCAAGCGGCTGAACGACAAGGTCTATATCGGCGTGCAGCAGGGCACGTCGCCCGATTCGAGCAAGGTCACGGTCGACGTCGACCTGACCCGCAACATCCGCATCCAGGGCGCCGCCGGCGCCGACGGCTCGAACGAGCTCGGCATCGGCGCGCAGTGGGATTACTAG